The genomic window AGTTTCTGCTTGATTACAGCACCTGCGCCGATATAGCAGGCGGATTCGACGCGGACCAGGCCGCTGACGATGGCCCCAGGGGCAAGGATGACATGGTCGCCGACTTGGGCCTCGTGGCCAATCACGCAGCCAGGGCAGAGCAGCACGTGGTCGCCGATTGAGACATCACCGGCGATGACGACGCCGGGGTTCACCAGAACGCCCCGGCCCAGGCGGGCTCGCGGCGACACCGAGGCGGCCGGGTGGATCAGTGTGGCGAACCGGTCGGGTCCCACGCCCGTCGACCCGATGATCCGGGGCAAGTCTCGGAAGCTCTTCTCGCCGCCGATCGCGCTCACGAGGAAGCATCCGGTGAGGCCTCGAGCTTCGCGAAGCGGGCCGAGTACGTCGAGCCCCAGGTGGCGGGCTCCCGCGGGACGCGAATCGTCCAGAAAGCCCACCGGCTGCCACGTGGGCAAGATGGCGTTGATCGCGTCCACGACGTCGAGCACGTCATATGCACTGCCGCCTGTCCCGAGGATGACCAGTCGCCGCATGAGAGTCACCCGCTCAACGTTGGGACGCAAGCTCGTGCAGGCACTCGATCACGTGAGCCTGGTCTTCCGCGGCCATTCCATCGAAGAGCGGCAGGAGGACCACGTGATCTCGGGCCGCTTCCGAATGAGGCAGGCTGATGGGGCCCATGTCGGCATAGGCCGGCTCCTGGTGCGTGTTCATGATCCCGCGGCGGGTGCTGATGCCGCGCTCCAGGAGGGCCTGCATGAGTTCGTCGCGGCCGAGAGGGAACGCGGGTGTGACGCGGACGGGGTACGACTGGTGGTTCGGCTTCTGCGCGGGCCCGCAGGCCGGGGGGATGAGGCCCGGGATCGCCGAGAGGGCCTCCGCGTACCGCGCCGCCAAGGCCCGCCGACGGTCGAGGATCTCGGGCAGCCGCTCGAGCTGCGCCCGGCCGACGGCGGCCTGGATGTCGGTCATACGGTAATTGAAGCCGACGATCGGGTACTCCTCGAAGATGACCGAGCGGGCCGCGTGGCGCACGGTGTCGGGCACGCTCATCCCGTGCTGGCGGAGCAGGCGGAACTTCTGATCGAGCGACGGGTCTGAGGTCGTCAGCATGCCCCCGTCGCCGGTGGTGATGATCTTCCGAGGATGGAACGAGAAGCACGCGATCATGCCGTGCGGCCTGCCGATCCGCTCCCAGCGATCGCCGATCCGGATCTCGCTGCCGATCGCGCATGCCGCGTCCTCGACGACGGGGAGGCCGTGGCGATCGGCGATCTCCAGGATCGCCGCCAGGTCGCACGGGAGCCCCATCTGATGAACGGGCATGATGGTCCGGGTCCGGGGGCCGATGGCTGCTTCGAGGAGCGTACTATCGATGTTGTAGGTGCGCGGATCGACGTCCACGAAGACGGGCGTGGCGCCGCAGTACCGGATGGCGTTGGCCGTGGCGATGTAGGAGTGGCTGACCGTGACGACCTCGTCCCCCGGCCCCACGCCGAGGGCGTGGAGCGCAAGGTGCAGGGCCGTGGTGCAGTTCGAGACCGCGCACGCGTGGCGGGCGCCGACGCACGCGGCGAATTCCTCCTCGAAGGCGGCGACTTCCGGCCCCTGGGTGATCCAGCCGGAGAGGATGGCGCGGCGGGCGGCTTCCGCCTCTTCCTCGCCCAGGGTCGGCCGCGCGATCGGGATCTTGCGGAGTCCGGTACTCATGACGCCACCGCCTCGGATCGGAGCTCGCGGACGACGTCCCGCCGCCAGGCCGCCAGCCGCTTAAGGCCCTCCTCGAGTGGTACGGACGCGACGAAGCCCAGCTCGTCCCGGGCGCGCCGGACATCGGCCAGCCGCCGAGGGACCGGGTTGACCTTGCGGGGCGGATGGAACTCGGGCTCCAGGTGGCTCACGCCAGCGACCCTCGCCATCGCCTCCCACAGCTCCAGGAGCGTCGTCTCTGCCCCGCTGGCGACGTTGTAGACGTCATCGCATCGGTCGGACTTCATCGCCAGCAGGTTCGCCCGCGCGATGTCCTCGACGAAGATGAAGTCCATGGAGGCGGAGCCGTCGCCATGGATCTGGGGACGCTCGCCTCGATCCATGCAGTCCAGCCAACGAATGAACACCTCGGTGTAGGCACCGGTGATGTCCATGCGGGGACCGTAGACATTGAAGTAGCGGAGGCCGACGCTGGCGAGTCCTTTCATATCGAAAAAATGCCGCGCGATGCCCTCGTCCATGAGCTTCGACGCGCCGTAGAGGGTGCGGTTGTTGTAGGGATGGTGCCGCTCGTCCGTGGGGAACTCCTCGGCGGCCCCGTAGACCGAAGCCGACGAGGCAT from Aquisphaera giovannonii includes these protein-coding regions:
- a CDS encoding NeuD/PglB/VioB family sugar acetyltransferase; the protein is MRRLVILGTGGSAYDVLDVVDAINAILPTWQPVGFLDDSRPAGARHLGLDVLGPLREARGLTGCFLVSAIGGEKSFRDLPRIIGSTGVGPDRFATLIHPAASVSPRARLGRGVLVNPGVVIAGDVSIGDHVLLCPGCVIGHEAQVGDHVILAPGAIVSGLVRVESACYIGAGAVIKQKLHVGAGSLIGMGSVVTREVECGATLVGNPARPLKREG
- a CDS encoding DegT/DnrJ/EryC1/StrS family aminotransferase, which translates into the protein MSTGLRKIPIARPTLGEEEAEAARRAILSGWITQGPEVAAFEEEFAACVGARHACAVSNCTTALHLALHALGVGPGDEVVTVSHSYIATANAIRYCGATPVFVDVDPRTYNIDSTLLEAAIGPRTRTIMPVHQMGLPCDLAAILEIADRHGLPVVEDAACAIGSEIRIGDRWERIGRPHGMIACFSFHPRKIITTGDGGMLTTSDPSLDQKFRLLRQHGMSVPDTVRHAARSVIFEEYPIVGFNYRMTDIQAAVGRAQLERLPEILDRRRALAARYAEALSAIPGLIPPACGPAQKPNHQSYPVRVTPAFPLGRDELMQALLERGISTRRGIMNTHQEPAYADMGPISLPHSEAARDHVVLLPLFDGMAAEDQAHVIECLHELASQR
- a CDS encoding NAD-dependent epimerase/dehydratase family protein, which gives rise to MKNDLRGSTVLVTGGAGLIGSHIVDLLLGEAVREIRVLDNLVRGRLENLPIARRDLPIFFTEGDVRDRRAVADAIAGCDYVFHQAAIRITLCAEQPRDCIDVLVGGTLNVFEAAAESGVKKVVYASSASVYGAAEEFPTDERHHPYNNRTLYGASKLMDEGIARHFFDMKGLASVGLRYFNVYGPRMDITGAYTEVFIRWLDCMDRGERPQIHGDGSASMDFIFVEDIARANLLAMKSDRCDDVYNVASGAETTLLELWEAMARVAGVSHLEPEFHPPRKVNPVPRRLADVRRARDELGFVASVPLEEGLKRLAAWRRDVVRELRSEAVAS